Proteins from a genomic interval of Lolium perenne isolate Kyuss_39 chromosome 1, Kyuss_2.0, whole genome shotgun sequence:
- the LOC127304690 gene encoding uncharacterized protein, giving the protein MRSSSAADFPDAPASPSSPATTLAHSSAGRHFYLAVDRLQFKMRTLLELLGVLSDRHGALPISICVSSRDELDAVCAAVANLPFASSSPLYSDQAEAERASVLEKSRRAAIQRNQIENTDIAGSPKLESLVSKLSIAVVTDACLPSAAMGEAPLMARVLINYELPTKKEAYLRRISACLSADGIVINMVVGGEVALLKSLEETSGFVIAEMPIHVSEIL; this is encoded by the exons ATGAGGTCCTCGTCCGCCGCCGATTTCCCCGACGCCCCGGCATCACCAAGCTCCCCTGCCACGACGCTAGCCCACTCCAG CGCCGGCCGTCACTTCtacctcgccgtcgaccgcctCCAGTTCAAGATG AGGACACTGTTGGAGCTCTTAGGAGTTCTCTCGGATCGCCACGGCGCTCTGCCCATCTCCATATGTGTTTCATCCCGGGATGAGCTCGATGCCGTCTGTGCTGCTGTTGCAAACCTCCCCTTTGCGTCCTCATCACCGCTG TACAGTGATCAGGCTGAAGCTGAGCGTGCTTCTGTTCTTGAGAAATCTCGCCGGGCAGCAATACAGCGCAATCAGATTGAAAACACTGATATTGCTGGAAGTCCCAAGCTCGAAAGTTTGGTCTCAAAGCTAAGCATTGCAGTAGTAACAGATGCTTGCTTGCCTTCAGCGGCAATGGGAGAGGCTCCACTTATGGCTCGTGTGCTGATAAACTATGAGTTGCCGACAAAGAAG GAAGCTTATTTAAGACGTATATCAGCATGCTTGTCAGCAG ATGGAATCGTGATTAATATGGTGGTTGGTGGTGAGGTAGCTCTTCTGAAGTCTCTGGAAGAAACCAGTGGATTCGTGATTGCAGAGATGCCAATACAT GTGTCTGAGATATTATGA